One Leptolyngbya sp. SIO1E4 genomic window, GGTTGGGCTGAGTCAGCAACAGCTAGCCCAACAGCAGCTCTGGGCGAAGCGTTTGGCACAGGCCATCGCCACCCATCTCCAAAGCCGCCTCACAGAAACCATCTACAGCACTGCCTCCATCGGCGGTGCTGGTCAAAGTGGCTCTCTCCAAAACGCCTATCAATTATTGGCCTCGTTGGATGCCAGCCTAAACGATACGCTGCATTCTCTTCAGCAAGACCTCAATAGCTATCAAAGCTCCCTGTCCCAGCAGGTTAGCCGCATGCACAGCATGGAGCAGCAGGGTGAAGCCATTCTGGAAGCACTCATTAATCGTTTGAGTTTACAACTACAGACTCAACTCGTTCGCCCCCAGGCAATTCCAGGGGGGGCCAACGGTAATGGTGTTGGGACATCCCCTCACCTACCCGGCTATCCATCCACTCCATCACGACAGCCTCTCAATGCACCGCACAACCCGGTGATGGCTGCCTATGAACAGCCCTCTACAATAGCCTCTACGTATCGATCCAAGACACCACCCAGCCCTCCAGCTTCAGCACCACTCCCAACCCCCGCTTTAGGTAACCGGTTTTCGGCCTTTCAGAAAGGGTTGGTTTTTATCATTCTGTCTACGCTAGCGCTGTCATTTCATAACGTTTTGGTCGTCATCATTGGCTATGGCGGCAACATCTTGGGGCGGTTTCCCGTTGACGCGATCTTTCAGCTAAACATTCCCAATTCGCTGACGTTATTGTGGTTGCGCATGGCCGTCGTCCTGCCGCTGATGGCATTTTTGGCAGGCAGGCTATACCGCAACTTATGGCAAGACATTCGCCAGTTTTTAAGTACTGATGATAAGCGCCCTGTTATTCAGGTGATTGCCAGCGGTTGCTTCTTATTCATGTCACAGGTGTTGATTTACAAAGCGATTCCAGAAATTGGGCCAGGGGTTGCCGTCACCTTGCTGTTTATGTATCCCCTGATCACCGTGCCGTTGGCGTGGTTTTTATTTGGCGATCGCCCAACTTCACTTCGCGTCGTGGTAATGTTCGCTATCACGATTGGGGTAGTGTTAACCGCCCTACCCAGCATCAGTACTGACCTGTCTGGAGGAAATGTATCGCCTTGGGGCGTGTTTTCTGGCGGTTTATCGAGTGCATTTTTCGCCCTCTATTTGATCGCGATGCAGCTGAGTTTCCGCAACAAGCTGCATCCTGTCCCCGTGAGCTTGGTGCAATTCACAACTATTTTTGTCCTCACGAGTACGATTCTGGTTTTGGGCTCCTTCTTCGGCTTCGAAAGGACGGAACCGAGCAGCTACTGGGGGTTAGGGCTGGGGGGTGTCCTGCTGGGCGGGCTAACGCTACTGGGCTATCTATTCAATAACTATGGGGTGCGCTTCATGGGTGCAGCGCAAGCGTCCATTGTGGCCTCTAGTGGCCCTGTGTTGACGGCGATTCTGGCCTACCTGATTACCCCTGGTGAAAAGTCCACGCTGCAATTCATTCAGTGGATCGGGGTCATATTGGTGACCCTCGGGGTCTTAGCCTTAAGTTCAGAGAAGCTGAAACAGAAAACCAAGCCTAAGCGGATTAGAGCCTAAGCAAGGTCGGCATTGCCAATTTGGGTCATGACTTCTTCTGGGTCATGACTTCAAGGTCAACAAGCGCGTGTAGCTCGCAGAACGTGTCTGAATAATCGCATCTAAACCCTGAATTCAAAGGCCGGTGTGAGCGTGACGCTCATACCGGCCTTTAGACTAACTCTACAGGAACCCCAAGAGGGCTAAGACCTCTGTAGACAATTAGAACGGAGAGAGAGGGATTCGAACCCTCGTTAGAGTTACCCCTAAACAGCATTTCCAGTGCTGCGCCTTCAACCACTCGGCCATCTCTCCTGATGGCGTGCTGCTTCCCTAGGGAAGTATGTCACAGACGTTAATACTATCAAACAATGGGTCAATAAAGCCGCGATCGCCTCGGAAAAATCCTACTGTCCAATATTATCCTTCTTAGCCACCGAACTGGGCACCTTAAAGCTATCTCTCTACAGACGACGGCGCATAAACCAAATTTCTTGTGAGAGCATGGACACATGAAGGGGTTGTATAGCCCCTTTAACAGTCCACTGGTTTGACATAGGCATGACTTGTTCCTATAAAATTACGATTCACCATCGCCAATCCAATACCGATTACACCGTTGAGGTGCCAGAGGATCGCTATATTTTGCAAACTGCGGAAAATCAAGCGGCTGATCTGCCCTTCGCCTGCCGCAATGGGGCCTGTACAACCTGTGCCGTCCGCGTGCTGTCCGGTGAAGTGTATCAGCCTGAAGCCATGGGTCTCTCGCCAGAGCTCCGAGCCCGTGGCTATGCCCTCCTCTGTGTTAGCTACCCCCGATCTGATTTAGAGGTAGAAACCCAAGATGAAGACGAGGTGTACGAACTTCAATTCGGGCGCTACTTTGGCAAGGGCAAAGTCCGATTTGGCCTGCCGTTAGAAGACGACTAGCTAGAGACCAGAAAACAGAAGGGCAAGAGAAAATGGGGAGCAACTGGGACATTTCCCGGCGAGTGCGTTGGCAAGCCGTAGGAGCGATCGCGTTGCTGGTCATTTTCTTGGGTGTAGGGCGAGCTTGGGCTCAAGCACCGGGAATGATCGCCACCGTAGATTACGCCAAAAGCGGACAGACCCTGGAGCTACTTTCAGAGCTGAGTACTCAGATGCCCGTTATGGATATTCGGCTAGCGGGCATTCAAGCGCCAGACATGGAACAAACACCCTGGGGGCCAGAGGCACGCCAGTGTTTATCAACATTGGCTGAGGGCCAAATACGGGTTG contains:
- a CDS encoding thermonuclease family protein, producing the protein MGSNWDISRRVRWQAVGAIALLVIFLGVGRAWAQAPGMIATVDYAKSGQTLELLSELSTQMPVMDIRLAGIQAPDMEQTPWGPEARQCLSTLAEGQIRVEPQAPTPDRYNRLWAYVWADGQLVNAAVLAQGCAVLASDRLPQQRYGAQLVYAQEAARLLGYGIWAPENPLRETPDAFRQIQASP
- a CDS encoding 2Fe-2S iron-sulfur cluster binding domain-containing protein, which codes for MTCSYKITIHHRQSNTDYTVEVPEDRYILQTAENQAADLPFACRNGACTTCAVRVLSGEVYQPEAMGLSPELRARGYALLCVSYPRSDLEVETQDEDEVYELQFGRYFGKGKVRFGLPLEDD
- a CDS encoding EamA family transporter, whose translation is MGQLDNTPSNPRNEEKAAREVLRSVTDEIRALRNDLSDQLNQDIARLQGTKHRLLNDIEILEEEYQSLQAQHKTLKAQHEVGLSQQQLAQQQLWAKRLAQAIATHLQSRLTETIYSTASIGGAGQSGSLQNAYQLLASLDASLNDTLHSLQQDLNSYQSSLSQQVSRMHSMEQQGEAILEALINRLSLQLQTQLVRPQAIPGGANGNGVGTSPHLPGYPSTPSRQPLNAPHNPVMAAYEQPSTIASTYRSKTPPSPPASAPLPTPALGNRFSAFQKGLVFIILSTLALSFHNVLVVIIGYGGNILGRFPVDAIFQLNIPNSLTLLWLRMAVVLPLMAFLAGRLYRNLWQDIRQFLSTDDKRPVIQVIASGCFLFMSQVLIYKAIPEIGPGVAVTLLFMYPLITVPLAWFLFGDRPTSLRVVVMFAITIGVVLTALPSISTDLSGGNVSPWGVFSGGLSSAFFALYLIAMQLSFRNKLHPVPVSLVQFTTIFVLTSTILVLGSFFGFERTEPSSYWGLGLGGVLLGGLTLLGYLFNNYGVRFMGAAQASIVASSGPVLTAILAYLITPGEKSTLQFIQWIGVILVTLGVLALSSEKLKQKTKPKRIRA